AAGGTAGCGCCACACATTTGCTAGCGCACGCCCTGCTGGGCGCGGCGGTGGCATCAGCAGGTGGAGACAATACGCTGCTCGGCGCATTGGCAGCAGGCGGAGCTGAAGCCGCCGCACCTTCCATCGCCAAGTTCCTGTTCGGCAAGGACAGCAAGGATCTAACAGCCAGCGAACAGGAAACGGTGAGCTCCATCGCGGGCATTGGGGGGGCGCTAGTTGGCTCATTCCAGAATGGACTGCTAAGTGCAGCCGCAGGAGGCACTGCAGCAAAGAACGCCGTCGACAACAATTGGGGCGAAGTTGGGCACTACTCCACCATGGCGACCATCCTCTATTTGGCAGGCTTCAACGAGAATGACGCTAAGGCAATCGCGCTTGCGGCGTGGTCACCTGACACTGACTACAGAAACGCAATCACTTTGGCCAATGTGATGCTGGGAACCGTACCAGTGATGCCTCAGAAGACCGATCATCTTCTGAACGGACAGAAAGACCCGGTTAAAGTGAAGGCCGATCAGGAGGAACTGGCCGGAGTGGTTGCCAGCATCCTGGCAAAGATGAAGGAGTATGAGAACGATCCGATCAAGAAGCGGGAGCTGCTCAAGGACAAAAAGACGCAGCGCGCACTCCACGCGTTTGGGGACTCCTTTGCGCACGTGAATGAAAAGGGTGAGCATTTTGGCCCGGAAAAGGGCCACCTTCTGGCTTCCCTGTTCGGCAAGGAACCGGACAATCCATACTCCAACAAAGAAGCCTTCATCAACTACGCTAATGCGCTCTATGCGGCGGCTTCCAGCACCAACGGTCAGCCAAGGCGCGATGCGGAGTACGTTGCAGAAATGGCAAAAACGATGACCGCCTATGAGAGCGAGCAGTACCAGAAGGAAATCCTTTCTGGAGCAATGCAATTGCTGAACGGTGGGTGGCCAGTTGGACTGGTGAACAGTCCTGTTCCAGAGTGCGGAAAGTGGGAGAACTGCGTATTGCGTACACCAAACAACACTGTGAACCCGGTGATTGATGGGATCTACGGAATAGGTAGGAAGCCGATTACTGCTCCCGTGCCGGTGGTCGACTGGTCCAAGCTAAACAACTTGCCAACGAGGTGACATGCACGTTCAATCTCACATAGCGGGGACTCCATGCGAATGCTGCTGAACATTCTGTACTACGTTGGATGGTTGGTGTGTGCCACACTTTTTGGAGCGGTCGCATACAACCGATACACGTCAGGGGCGCTCGGACTCTTTGAGCTCTATGACCTTAAGCCGGAGCTTGTAATACAAGCAATGCAGTTTGGGGTCGTGCTCCTACTAATACAGACAATTTTGATCATTGTCAGGGCGACGCGTTGGAAGAAGGAACGAGTTGTAGAGGTTGTATTCGCGCTGCTCGCATGGGCGCCATTTATCTACAACTTCTCCTTCATCCGGGGATAACCCTCGAGGCATTTGTGCAAACCAGAAAAACATAAAGCTGGCTTTAGACGGGCAGTGCCTTGATGGTGAGTTGGAGGAGCAATTGCAGAGTCTCCGGCTCGTTGGCCGAATAGGAAACATAAACTGGACGAAGACATGGGGCTGTGGTTTCTGGTTAGCGCTCCAGCGGGAATCGTCTGGAGTGCTTCCGACGGCCAAGAGACTTGGACATAGATTGAGAGGTTGACGATGCTTCCTCCTGATGATCCAAAGATCATCTGGGATTTCTCAGCATTGAATGACCGCGCCAACTGCCTGCGTTGATGCGTTGTTGCCCAGCGCAAGACCTCCTCATCCAGGGTGGTGGAAGCGTCAACCTGGCCAGCACCAATCGCGACATAGATGGGCACGGGCAGCTCAAAGCTGCCAAGCCGCAGCAGGTCCAGCAACGATGAAGCAAGAAGTGAGGGATCTATGGTATGGAGTTGAACATGATCTAGATGAGTACAGGAGAGTCAGTGGCAACATTCGGCGAGCGCTGATGTTCTGTGAGTCGCGAGCGGCGGAGCTGATCAAGGAAATCGGATTGTCTAGTTACGAAGGCGCAGGTTTGAAGTTCGACGAGCTTCGATCCTTGCTGGAGAATCTGTCTGCCGCGAAGTACAAGTTTGACTTCCCTTTGGGGGACAGGCTTGAAGGCCTGGTCTACCATATGGATCGGGACGATGAATACTCGCGCCGGTTCTGGCATGGGAAGTTCAGTGAAGGACTCGAATGGCCGGTTGATGCGGAATGACCACCTTCTAACGCGTGCGGCGGAAACACCCTCATCGCCAACGGCGGCTGCCCCGTGGTCCATCATCCAGAAACAGGCTTTTCCTCTCCTGTTGAACCAGCACAAGCAAAGCGGTGACAATGCTGAGTACCAATGATTCAATAACCCCTGAAATTGGCTATAGCGCGATGGTCATTTTCCTTGAAAGGTATTACGACAGAGGTGGTGGCGCCGACTCGCTCGCTGATGTAATGAGTTCCATCTCTAGCTTCCTGTGGGGTGACGGCACTCCCAATGATCCTGCGATGTGGACGGACTGGCTAGACGCGATTGAGTTGGCGAAGAAGAGCGAAGAGGAGCAAAACCTGGACCAGTAGTTGGTTGGGGCCACGGCGCCGGGTCTTACCTAGCGCGCACGGAGGCAGGCTCAGTGTTCACCGAGCTTCGATCATTGCTTGAAATGCTGCCTGTCGCGAAGGTGGTCGCCGGCCAAGACCTGACCCTGATTAGAAAAAACATCAACCTCATCTCCCGGTGGGGCGTTCAGGACACGCAGATCAGTCAGTTTCTGTAAATGCACGTTACCCGGCGCGCATGCGCTTGATCCTGGGTTCGTGATCCGTCAGGTGGTGCCTGACGGGTACGGTGGGTTTTCCGTGTCCAACAGCGGGTGGGGTACAGGCTGCAGTCCGTTCAGCAATTCCGGTTCCGGGCTGATGACTGTGTGGGCGCCCAACACTTGCGACATAGATTCCCAGGTTGACGATTTTCAGTGGCCGTGGAGCGACTTTCCATCAAGGGAGAAGTGCATGAGTAGTCGGGATCCGCAGGTAAAATTGATAGAGGTCTTCCAGTGAACCAACGTATTGCGTTTTCGAAGATTCTAGCGGTTGGGCTTAGCACCGGAATCTGTGGTTCGCTCCTGATTGGCCTGCCACTGAGCATCAATATAGGGACGGCACTTGAGACAGTCTGCTTTTCTTTAATCACAGGCATGGTGGCAGCTGCATTTGGCGTTGTTCTTGGCTTCCC
This portion of the Stenotrophomonas aracearum genome encodes:
- a CDS encoding DUF596 domain-containing protein, which codes for MDEDMGLWFLVSAPAGIVWSASDGQETWT